One Bacteroidota bacterium genomic window carries:
- a CDS encoding TrmH family RNA methyltransferase, producing MRKKQADALGRPDAATFAHQPRLPLLLVADNVRSMHNIGAFFRTADAFALQGILLCGISACPPHRDIYKAALGAEQTVPWRYEQDVVLAVAGLRDRGYTIALLEQTDASLPLAAYRPPQGHQPLALVVGNEVQGVSESLLPLAHLALEIPQWGTKHSLNVSVAAGIALYTLAAALRG from the coding sequence ATGCGGAAAAAGCAAGCCGATGCCCTGGGCCGCCCCGATGCGGCCACATTTGCCCACCAGCCCAGGCTGCCCCTGCTGCTGGTGGCAGACAATGTGCGGAGTATGCACAACATTGGGGCCTTCTTTCGCACTGCCGATGCCTTTGCCCTACAGGGCATCCTGCTGTGTGGCATCAGTGCCTGCCCCCCACACAGGGATATCTACAAGGCGGCACTGGGGGCAGAGCAGACCGTACCCTGGAGATATGAGCAGGATGTGGTGCTGGCGGTAGCCGGGCTGAGGGATCGGGGCTACACCATAGCCCTGCTGGAGCAGACCGATGCCAGCCTCCCTCTGGCAGCCTATCGGCCCCCGCAGGGCCACCAGCCCCTGGCCCTGGTGGTAGGAAACGAGGTACAGGGCGTGAGCGAAAGCCTGCTCCCACTGGCCCACCTGGCCCTGGAGATACCCCAGTGGGGCACCAAGCACAGCCTGAATGTAAGTGTGGCTGCCGGCATTGCCCTCTATACCCTGGCTGCTGCCCTGCGCGGCTAG